The sequence CAGCCGTAAAAGTCTTTTTAATACAAGTGGCCTTAGTTATCGGGCATTGGGTGCAAAGGTGGTTCAATCTATGAGTGATTCTGAAGCTATTAAAGCACTTCTTTCAGATGGGAAGTTAATTAAAAGACCTTTTCTAATTACTCAAGAAGATAAAATTTTGATAGGATTTAAACCTGAAATTTGGGCGGAAGCTTTACTCGTATGAATTACAGACCACTTAAAAAAAGTATTTTTGGTAATGAAGTCTTCTGACTCTAAATCACATCCTTTTTGGGACTTTTGGGGCCCAATTTTTCTTACAGTGTTTTTATACACAGGGATCCGAAATTATATCGCAGAGGCTAGATATATACCTTCTGGCTCAATGCTTCCAGAATTAGAAATTAATGATCGACTATTGATTGAAAAGCTTACTTTTTTCAGGCGCGCACCTAGAAGAGGTGAAATAGTTGTATTTAACTCGCCATACTCTTTTGATCCACATTTGCGCAGCAGGAAAGGTCCTTCAACTTTTAAATGTGCTTTAGTTACGTTCCCATTATTTGCATTGCTTACAGGGATTGGAGATCCTGCTTGTGATGCTTATATCAAGAGAGTTGTTGCTATAGGAGGTGATCAAGTTTTAATTAATTTGAAAGGAGAGGTTTTTCTTAATGGTCGAAAGACTGTAGAGCCATATGTCACAAATTTTTGTGATCAATTAACCAAAGCCTTTCCTAATTGCAAAACCCTAAAGGCAAGGGTTCCAATGGGACATGTTTTGGTTTTGGGAGATAATCGGGGTAATAGTTGGGATGGCCGCTATTGGCCTGGAGGACCTTTCTTGCCGGAGAGGGAAATCTTAGGAAGGGCAATATGGAGATTCTGGCCTCTTAACCGTTTTGATTCTCTTAGCCTCTGAGACCACATTCCACTACTTTTCCGAGAATCTCTTCCCCTTGAAATGGCTCATTCGCACAAAATGGTGTTTTCTGGTGATCTAATTTATTTATCCATTTTTTATTTGGGTCAAATAATAACCAGCGCCGACTATTCACCTGAAGCTGCTCTTCATCTAGATTGAGCATTCGTGAGGGACCGAAACTTAGAGCTTCCCATAGTTGCTCTATTTCCCATCCTGATTTTACAACTAGTTCTTGCCATAATGAAGGTAGAACCAGTTGAAATCCGCTTAGTCCTGGTGCCCTTTTATCTGAGGGGAGTTTGGTCTCTTCTTCATTGAGGGGAACTCCGTTAACGGCTACTGCTGTAATTGTTCTCTCAAGTAATCCCTTTATTAGAGCTTTTCGATCCTCTGGTCTACCAAGTGAAGGGACAACTCTCCATTCAAGCTCGTTGTGCGAAAGCGAACTAATATCTTTTATTAAGTGCCACCAGCACACACTAGACATAATCTTAGATTTACTGTCGGCAATTATTGATACCCCTTCTGAAGTTGATATGTTCATTAGTCGCATTGAGATTTTTGGATATTGTTTATGTAGTGCAAGCAATTGACCAAGAGGAATTGTTTCGCTCGCCAAGGGATCAGGTAGCCATCCTGCTCTTAATGCTTCCACTCCTTCTCTAACCAAACCATTGTCTTGTAGTTCAATATCTCTCGGGGCTAGCAGAACCGGATATTCGCGCATTTCTCCTAGTGATAGGCCTCGCTTTAGAAGTCCAACGGGAAGCATCTTGTCGTCTTCTGCTATACCAATAGCACCATTCTTTAGTAATTCAGCATGTGGAGCGAGCTCTGAGCCTTCACCACTTTTACTGAAGCTGCCCCAGAGGTGAATGATTACGTCACTATTAGGGTTGTCGAACCCTTGAAGTTGATTGGCTCGATCCCTCCATGATGGACTACGAGGCAGGAGAGCTAAATGCCCATATCCAGCATTGGCTGCTTTATGCCGAAGAGTTGTCAGTGTCTCACTACGACTATTAAAAGGTTCTTCTAGAATGGAATGTGGATCAACCAGACAAGGTGCAAGTAATTGGTTAGGTAAAGATTTTGCTATAGCACCATCTTGATTGCCTTGTTCTCGTGCTTTTTCTCCGAAAGCTTTTATTAGACCATTACTAATTAAAACTGCGTCTTTAGTTGATTTTTTATGAGATCCGTAAAGGACTTGAACTGGATCCAATAGATGTGATTCAGGCATGACTTTAAAGTGCTCCTGATGTTGTGCAGTCAAATACCCCGCCTAGATGAGATGTCAGATTGAGACAAGTAACGACATTAGGTTGAGTTGGTTCGGTTGGGATGTCGACTACGGTGATGGCACCATTGCCTTGCTTGATCATCCAAATATCTGCTGGGCTGAGTCCTAGCAATTTACAAAGAATAGTTTTGTTGACTGCATCATGGGCGACTACTAGGGCCGTTTGCGCGGAGGTAAGGCTTGAACAGATCTTTTCCCAGGAATTTTCTGCTCGAGCCCAAACGTCTTGGATAGTTTCTCCTTCTGGCATCTGGACCTTTTCAGGATGAGTTTTCCAGGTTTCAAGAAGTTCCGGCCATTTCATTCTGATTTCTGATTCGAGTTTCCCTTCCCAGAGTCCATGACCTATTTCGATGAGACCTTCTTGAAGCTCGATTTCTATACCAGGATGATGCTTAAGGATTGCTTGTGCTGTTTGCTGAGGCCTAGACATTGAACTACTAAAGGCTTTCTCTAAGCGCACCATGCTCAGAAATAAACCTGCTGCTGCTGCTTGTGCTTTGCCATTGTCATTAAGAGGAATGTCTATTTGACCTTGGAATCGACCTTCAAGATTCCAATTTGTTTCTCCGTGACGAACAAGAATAACTCGCGCATAATTACTGTTTTTATGTAGAGTCGAGTTTAAATGAACGGTATTATTTAAGCATTCAAGTTGTGCTTGATAGGGCTTAAATAAGCTTGGGCTTAAATTAAAAACAGATATGGATGCATTGTCTAATTTAAGTCTTCTAAATCCCTGCTTTGGCTGGCCTAATAACTGAAGAATAATACATCGCAAAATCGCATTATGTGCAACAATTAAAATTGTATCATTGCTTTCTAGTGGATGCTCTTTGATTAGTCTTCTTATGAAGTCTGCAGCTTGGCTTTTTAGTTCTTTAATTGGTTGAAACTCCTTGCCATTACTCGTTTTTAGAACTAGCTCTTCAGGATTAGTTTGCCATGTATCGTAGATCTCAGGAAAATTTTCTTTTACTTCGTCTGAGGTCATTCCACTCCATGTTCCAAGTTCTATTTCAAGTAGACCTTGGTCAAAATTTGGCTTTGGCTTGCTTTTGAATTCTTGAAGTAAATTTCTTGTAGTGTCGGCTGCTCTTTGTAGAGGTGAGCTATATACAGCATTTATGGGTGTATTGGATAAAACTTTCCCAGTTTTGATCGCTTGTTCTTTTCCTTCAGGAGTAAGAGTTGAAAGATCGTTGCGACCTTGAATGCGGCGTTCGAGGTTGAAGCTGCTCAAACCATGACGAACGAGTAAAAGGCGCAAAGTCACTGGAAAAGAGTTTTGGTATTAATCATCGTATTTGGCAATCAGTCGATCTAGGCTTTCTTTGATTAGGAGAATTTGCTTCTTCTAGGCCTTTTTATTGGGTGGGACATCTTATGAGACAAGGCACCTCGGCAGGAAAAGTTGCGCTGGCTGTTCTCTCACTCTTGTTGGCCACATTGATTTGGGGGAAAGGGCTTCAAGAAAGCTTTAGTCGTC comes from Prochlorococcus sp. MIT 1307 and encodes:
- a CDS encoding arsenate reductase family protein, whose protein sequence is MTSKLQIYSYSSCSTCKKALKWLQENNLNYTLIDITQNPPEKEMLIKAMKDLGSRKSLFNTSGLSYRALGAKVVQSMSDSEAIKALLSDGKLIKRPFLITQEDKILIGFKPEIWAEALLV
- the lepB gene encoding signal peptidase I — translated: MKSSDSKSHPFWDFWGPIFLTVFLYTGIRNYIAEARYIPSGSMLPELEINDRLLIEKLTFFRRAPRRGEIVVFNSPYSFDPHLRSRKGPSTFKCALVTFPLFALLTGIGDPACDAYIKRVVAIGGDQVLINLKGEVFLNGRKTVEPYVTNFCDQLTKAFPNCKTLKARVPMGHVLVLGDNRGNSWDGRYWPGGPFLPEREILGRAIWRFWPLNRFDSLSL
- a CDS encoding dihydroorotase; protein product: MPESHLLDPVQVLYGSHKKSTKDAVLISNGLIKAFGEKAREQGNQDGAIAKSLPNQLLAPCLVDPHSILEEPFNSRSETLTTLRHKAANAGYGHLALLPRSPSWRDRANQLQGFDNPNSDVIIHLWGSFSKSGEGSELAPHAELLKNGAIGIAEDDKMLPVGLLKRGLSLGEMREYPVLLAPRDIELQDNGLVREGVEALRAGWLPDPLASETIPLGQLLALHKQYPKISMRLMNISTSEGVSIIADSKSKIMSSVCWWHLIKDISSLSHNELEWRVVPSLGRPEDRKALIKGLLERTITAVAVNGVPLNEEETKLPSDKRAPGLSGFQLVLPSLWQELVVKSGWEIEQLWEALSFGPSRMLNLDEEQLQVNSRRWLLFDPNKKWINKLDHQKTPFCANEPFQGEEILGKVVECGLRG
- a CDS encoding histidine phosphatase family protein; translated protein: MTLRLLLVRHGLSSFNLERRIQGRNDLSTLTPEGKEQAIKTGKVLSNTPINAVYSSPLQRAADTTRNLLQEFKSKPKPNFDQGLLEIELGTWSGMTSDEVKENFPEIYDTWQTNPEELVLKTSNGKEFQPIKELKSQAADFIRRLIKEHPLESNDTILIVAHNAILRCIILQLLGQPKQGFRRLKLDNASISVFNLSPSLFKPYQAQLECLNNTVHLNSTLHKNSNYARVILVRHGETNWNLEGRFQGQIDIPLNDNGKAQAAAAGLFLSMVRLEKAFSSSMSRPQQTAQAILKHHPGIEIELQEGLIEIGHGLWEGKLESEIRMKWPELLETWKTHPEKVQMPEGETIQDVWARAENSWEKICSSLTSAQTALVVAHDAVNKTILCKLLGLSPADIWMIKQGNGAITVVDIPTEPTQPNVVTCLNLTSHLGGVFDCTTSGAL